In Xylanibacter ruminicola 23, a single genomic region encodes these proteins:
- the ilvN gene encoding acetolactate synthase small subunit, translating to MENKKKLYTLLVYSENVAGILNQITAVFTRRQVNIESLNVSASSIPGVHKYTITAWSNEDQIVKITRQIEKKIDVVKANFFTDEQLFIRESGLYKLSTPMVLENPEISRTIRRFQASMIEVNPTYTIVQMHGVTEDIISLFRALDTFGCVLQYTRSGRIAVTRGMQEQVSEFLESRQENG from the coding sequence ATGGAAAATAAGAAGAAATTATATACACTGCTGGTTTACTCGGAGAATGTGGCTGGTATTCTGAATCAGATTACAGCTGTGTTCACCCGTCGCCAAGTAAATATCGAGAGCTTGAATGTATCGGCATCAAGTATTCCTGGCGTACATAAGTACACCATCACTGCTTGGAGCAACGAAGATCAGATAGTAAAGATTACCCGTCAGATTGAGAAGAAGATAGATGTGGTAAAGGCCAACTTCTTTACCGACGAACAGCTGTTTATCCGTGAATCGGGTCTTTACAAGCTGTCAACCCCGATGGTGCTCGAGAATCCTGAGATATCGCGTACTATCCGCAGGTTCCAGGCCAGCATGATCGAGGTGAATCCCACCTATACCATTGTACAGATGCATGGTGTAACCGAGGATATTATTTCGTTGTTCCGCGCCCTCGACACGTTTGGTTGCGTGCTACAGTACACCCGTAGCGGACGTATTGCCGTAACCCGTGGTATGCAGGAGCAGGTTAGTGAATTCTTAGAGTCGAGACAGGAGAATGGATAA